The following proteins are co-located in the Marinomonas profundi genome:
- a CDS encoding benzoate/H(+) symporter BenE family transporter codes for MLRILNDMSLSALVAGFVAVLIGFASSVAIVFQAAQAAGADSNTIVSWIMALGFGMGATCFFLSLWYRSPVITAWSTPGAALLATSLGTISYAEAIGVFVFAGLLTLLTGASGLFDKVMRLVPLPLACAMLAGVLFQFGLAIFDSMMSDVFLVGVMSLTYLVCKRFVPRYSVLFVLVVGVAIVLVRSDESLMLDIPFDVGGFVWVWPEWNLSALIGIGVPLYIVTMTSQNIPGVAVMRSSGYQTPVSPLISWTGFTSIILAPLGGFAFNLAAITAAICSGEECHKDPKRRYIAGLAAGIFYGLAGVAGASVVALFSIFPATMIAALAGIALLGTIGINLKNAMVDDSNREAALVTFLVTVSGVSFGGIASAFWGLLFGVICLLLSNIKLK; via the coding sequence GTGCTTAGAATTTTAAATGATATGAGTTTAAGTGCGCTGGTGGCAGGTTTTGTGGCCGTGCTCATTGGTTTTGCCAGTTCCGTTGCCATTGTATTCCAAGCGGCACAAGCCGCTGGTGCTGATTCTAATACGATAGTGTCTTGGATTATGGCGCTGGGTTTTGGGATGGGGGCGACCTGTTTTTTCCTTTCTCTGTGGTATCGATCACCTGTTATTACTGCTTGGTCGACGCCTGGTGCGGCATTGCTAGCAACCAGCTTGGGAACCATTAGTTATGCTGAGGCGATTGGTGTTTTTGTTTTCGCTGGCCTACTGACACTGCTTACTGGTGCCTCTGGTCTCTTTGATAAAGTCATGCGTTTAGTTCCTTTGCCGCTTGCTTGCGCTATGTTGGCTGGTGTGTTGTTTCAGTTCGGCCTCGCTATTTTTGATTCTATGATGAGTGATGTTTTCCTTGTCGGGGTGATGTCGCTGACGTATTTGGTCTGTAAGCGTTTTGTGCCGCGTTATTCTGTGCTATTTGTTTTGGTGGTGGGGGTGGCAATTGTACTAGTGCGGTCTGATGAATCTCTCATGTTGGACATTCCTTTTGACGTAGGGGGATTTGTTTGGGTTTGGCCTGAATGGAATCTTAGCGCTTTGATTGGCATTGGTGTGCCCTTGTATATTGTGACAATGACGTCACAGAATATCCCTGGTGTCGCGGTAATGCGCAGTAGTGGCTATCAAACACCAGTGTCGCCTTTGATTAGCTGGACCGGTTTTACTTCTATTATCTTGGCGCCTTTGGGTGGTTTTGCTTTTAACTTGGCAGCTATTACGGCGGCGATTTGCTCCGGTGAAGAGTGCCATAAAGACCCTAAGCGGCGCTATATTGCAGGGCTTGCAGCGGGTATTTTTTATGGCTTGGCTGGAGTGGCTGGGGCGTCGGTTGTGGCCTTATTTTCGATTTTTCCAGCGACCATGATTGCGGCCTTGGCGGGTATCGCATTGTTAGGAACCATAGGGATAAACTTAAAAAATGCCATGGTAGATGACTCAAATCGCGAGGCGGCTTTGGTGACATTTTTAGTCACGGTATCAGGAGTGTCATTTGGTGGTATCGCGTCTGCTTTTTGGGGGCTTTTATTTGGTGTTATTTGTCTTTTGCTCTCTAATATTAAACTGAAATAA
- a CDS encoding ZIP family metal transporter, protein MSPLYSVIVLTLFAGLAMPVGALIAHFEKIRPIWLENELMHGVTAFGAGALLSAIALVLVPEGIVHFSTWSAAVLFLSGGIAFMWLDIYLSKNQTSVSQLVAMLSDFIPESLALGAAFALGSVDAVLLAMLIAMQNLPEGFNAFRELKASSPYHPWKIILWFLILALCGPVSGVVAYLWLSEWPSVVSGVMLFASGGILYAVFQDIAPRVALEKHWAPPMGAVMGFSLGLIGYMLTQ, encoded by the coding sequence ATGTCGCCCTTGTATAGTGTTATTGTGTTGACCTTGTTTGCGGGATTGGCCATGCCAGTGGGTGCGTTGATCGCGCACTTTGAGAAAATTAGGCCCATTTGGTTAGAGAATGAACTAATGCATGGTGTCACCGCTTTTGGCGCTGGTGCATTGCTGTCAGCGATTGCTTTGGTGCTGGTGCCTGAAGGCATAGTGCATTTTTCTACTTGGTCTGCCGCTGTGCTGTTTTTGTCGGGTGGGATAGCGTTCATGTGGCTGGATATTTACCTATCCAAAAACCAAACCTCTGTGAGTCAGCTGGTGGCGATGCTGTCTGATTTTATTCCTGAATCCTTGGCCTTGGGCGCGGCATTTGCTTTGGGTAGCGTTGATGCTGTGTTGCTCGCAATGTTGATTGCCATGCAAAACTTACCGGAAGGGTTTAATGCTTTTCGAGAATTGAAAGCCTCTTCTCCTTATCATCCATGGAAAATCATTTTGTGGTTTTTAATATTGGCATTATGCGGCCCGGTGTCGGGTGTTGTGGCGTATCTTTGGTTGTCTGAATGGCCCTCTGTCGTGTCGGGAGTGATGTTGTTTGCTTCGGGGGGGATTTTATACGCGGTCTTTCAGGATATTGCTCCTCGCGTTGCTTTGGAAAAACATTGGGCGCCACCAATGGGGGCCGTAATGGGATTCTCGCTGGGATTGATTGGCTACATGCTGACCCAGTAG
- the ehuC gene encoding ectoine/hydroxyectoine ABC transporter permease subunit EhuC, whose protein sequence is MELGEIVSVLLQGAMVTIKIVAMALPLAALMAFSFGLIRLYAPAPFKQIAIVYIEFFRGTSALIQLYWIYFVLPFFGISIDAMTAAVVALGLNIGSYGTEVVRGAIQAVPKGQYEASIALNFTPSQRLWRIMMPQALVNMIPPFGNLTIELVKATSLVSLITIGDLTFRAKSLADTTLQVGEIFGVVLLFYFVIAQCLVFFIRRLEKHLGKGLGRGGIDS, encoded by the coding sequence ATGGAATTAGGAGAAATTGTCTCCGTATTGCTCCAGGGAGCCATGGTCACCATTAAAATTGTGGCCATGGCGTTGCCTCTTGCAGCGTTAATGGCGTTTAGCTTTGGCTTGATTCGCCTTTATGCACCAGCGCCTTTTAAGCAAATAGCCATTGTTTATATTGAGTTTTTTCGCGGCACTTCCGCGTTAATTCAGTTGTATTGGATATATTTTGTATTGCCATTTTTTGGTATTTCTATCGATGCGATGACTGCCGCCGTGGTGGCCTTGGGTTTGAATATTGGTTCTTACGGTACAGAAGTTGTGCGCGGGGCAATTCAAGCGGTGCCAAAAGGACAGTATGAAGCGTCGATTGCTCTTAACTTCACTCCTTCACAGCGTTTGTGGCGCATTATGATGCCGCAAGCACTGGTGAATATGATTCCCCCTTTTGGAAACCTGACGATTGAGTTGGTGAAGGCAACGTCATTAGTATCTTTGATTACCATTGGTGATTTGACCTTTAGGGCGAAGTCTCTAGCGGATACCACATTACAAGTAGGTGAGATATTCGGTGTTGTCTTGCTGTTTTACTTTGTAATCGCTCAATGTTTGGTGTTTTTCATAAGACGCTTAGAAAAACACCTTGGCAAAGGCTTAGGTCGTGGAGGTATTGATTCATGA
- the ehuA gene encoding ectoine/hydroxyectoine ABC transporter ATP-binding protein EhuA: MSAPIIEFKNVKKCFGETVIFSDFNFTVEENEIVSIIGPSGSGKSTLLRILMTLEGIDGGYINVAGESLWHMPWQGQYVPANNKHLHKMRHHLGMVFQHFNLFPHMTVKRNITEAPMRVKGIARKEAEEFAEKLLKLVGLADKADSYPNDLSGGQKQRVGIARALAMKPSILLLDEITSALDPELVDEVLDVIRNLVKEESFTMLLVTHEMYFAREISDRVCFFDNGAIVEEGKPEVIFTQPKEERTKAFLNAYLGQ; the protein is encoded by the coding sequence ATGAGTGCGCCAATTATTGAGTTTAAGAATGTTAAAAAGTGCTTTGGTGAGACCGTCATCTTTAGCGACTTTAATTTCACAGTAGAAGAGAATGAAATTGTTTCTATCATCGGGCCAAGTGGCTCTGGTAAAAGTACGTTATTGCGTATTTTGATGACGTTAGAAGGCATTGATGGTGGCTACATTAATGTGGCAGGGGAGTCGCTTTGGCACATGCCTTGGCAGGGACAATATGTGCCAGCTAACAATAAGCACCTGCATAAAATGCGTCATCATCTTGGTATGGTTTTCCAGCATTTCAACTTGTTCCCACATATGACAGTGAAGCGTAATATCACTGAAGCACCCATGCGGGTTAAAGGTATTGCTCGTAAAGAAGCGGAAGAATTTGCTGAGAAATTATTAAAACTGGTTGGTTTGGCGGATAAAGCGGATAGTTATCCGAATGATTTGTCTGGCGGTCAGAAACAGCGAGTAGGCATTGCGCGTGCTTTAGCGATGAAGCCTTCTATTTTGCTGTTGGATGAAATTACCTCGGCACTTGATCCTGAATTGGTTGACGAAGTATTGGATGTCATTCGCAATCTCGTGAAAGAAGAAAGCTTTACCATGTTATTGGTGACGCATGAAATGTATTTTGCGCGTGAAATTAGTGATCGAGTTTGTTTTTTCGATAACGGCGCCATCGTGGAGGAAGGGAAGCCAGAGGTTATTTTTACTCAACCAAAAGAAGAACGAACAAAAGCCTTTCTAAATGCTTATCTTGGTCAATAG
- the ehuB gene encoding ectoine/hydroxyectoine ABC transporter substrate-binding protein EhuB encodes MNKVFGRYIISLISFSMALFSVAASANTLDKIKDEGTVTIGVANEVPYGYTTADGEPAGEAPSIAVHILNELGVDDVNVVVTEFGSLIPGLRAGRFDVIAAGMYITPKRCEQILFSNPTYSIGEGFLVKNGNPEGLNGYGDIKNKSVKLGVMSGAVEYGYARDFGIDMSKVVTLPDYPSGVAALKSGRIDALAGTSLTMASLGQKDDRVELAQPFEDLMIKGEAIKGYGGFGFRPADTALRDAFNEEIGSFVDTKDHIAMIEPYGFGKHTSPGGMTAKELCQ; translated from the coding sequence ATGAATAAAGTATTTGGTAGATATATTATATCTCTAATTAGTTTTTCGATGGCGCTTTTTTCCGTGGCGGCATCAGCAAACACATTGGACAAAATAAAAGACGAAGGTACCGTGACGATTGGGGTAGCGAATGAAGTGCCCTATGGCTACACCACAGCAGATGGAGAGCCAGCTGGTGAAGCGCCAAGTATTGCGGTTCATATTTTAAATGAGCTGGGTGTTGATGACGTAAACGTTGTGGTAACCGAGTTCGGTTCTTTGATTCCTGGTTTACGAGCTGGGCGTTTTGATGTTATTGCTGCGGGTATGTACATCACTCCAAAGCGTTGTGAGCAAATCCTGTTTTCTAATCCAACATACAGTATTGGTGAAGGCTTCTTGGTGAAAAATGGCAACCCAGAAGGGCTAAATGGTTATGGTGATATTAAAAACAAATCCGTGAAATTGGGCGTGATGTCGGGTGCGGTAGAATACGGTTATGCGCGTGATTTCGGTATTGATATGAGCAAAGTAGTGACGTTACCGGATTACCCATCTGGTGTTGCTGCGCTTAAGTCTGGCCGTATCGATGCGCTTGCTGGTACGAGCTTAACTATGGCTTCTTTAGGGCAAAAAGACGATCGTGTTGAGTTGGCTCAGCCTTTTGAAGACTTGATGATCAAAGGCGAGGCGATTAAGGGCTATGGTGGCTTTGGTTTCCGCCCTGCCGATACCGCTCTACGTGATGCGTTTAATGAAGAGATTGGAAGCTTTGTTGATACCAAAGATCATATTGCCATGATCGAGCCTTATGGCTTTGGTAAACACACTTCGCCAGGTGGTATGACAGCGAAAGAATTGTGCCAATAA
- the ehuD gene encoding ectoine/hydroxyectoine ABC transporter permease subunit EhuD: MIGFEWDWAFTWEVLPMILSAAKVTLLATLLGSIFAIFMGLVFALLRRSKNRPLRIGVYWIVEFIRSTPLLVQIFFLYYVMPEFGISLSPLATGVFALGLHYGAYLSEVFRSGIDGIEKGQWEAARALNLSLIDTYKDIVLPQAIRPMIPATGNYIIAMFKETPQLSAITLLEMLQIAKIIGSENFRYLEPFTLVGILYLVFSIVAAYGIHQVEKRFPKEGFSLK; encoded by the coding sequence ATGATTGGGTTTGAATGGGATTGGGCATTTACGTGGGAAGTGCTTCCGATGATTTTGTCTGCCGCGAAAGTGACATTGCTGGCGACATTGTTGGGGAGTATTTTTGCTATTTTTATGGGCCTCGTATTCGCTTTGCTTCGTCGTAGCAAAAACCGGCCATTGCGTATCGGTGTGTACTGGATCGTCGAATTTATTCGAAGTACCCCCTTGCTAGTACAGATTTTCTTTTTGTATTACGTGATGCCTGAGTTTGGTATTAGTTTGTCGCCTCTCGCAACAGGGGTATTTGCACTCGGCCTTCACTATGGCGCGTATTTATCAGAAGTGTTCCGTAGCGGTATCGATGGTATTGAAAAGGGACAGTGGGAAGCGGCGAGAGCGCTGAATTTATCGCTTATTGATACCTACAAAGACATTGTTTTGCCTCAAGCCATCCGTCCTATGATTCCCGCAACAGGGAATTATATTATTGCGATGTTTAAAGAGACGCCTCAGCTTTCGGCGATTACGCTCTTGGAAATGTTACAAATCGCTAAGATCATTGGCTCAGAAAATTTCCGCTATCTAGAACCGTTTACTTTAGTGGGGATTCTGTATCTCGTGTTTAGTATTGTCGCCGCCTACGGTATTCATCAGGTTGAAAAACGTTTTCCAAAAGAAGGATTTAGTTTGAAATGA